In the genome of Treponema pedis, one region contains:
- a CDS encoding DUF4261 domain-containing protein has protein sequence MTSNYERKKINENNKILKQDMSQTADRPGSVFVIHLLMEEKCKMPKKELIHKIMREHFGETDCFCYDGNMAGFAPKKYSVYFEKEKLNVHPQLIIMNCSEIENPIMDDIAATQLWGCPNGSEILETCKYQVMATDMLAAGLDYKERAEMLVHYVEALVNIYPTCKAVVFETSKKMLTREEILNCNLPEEMRFIHYAVNVRFFNIQGTNDMLIDSLGMSTLFLPDIQYHFHGLNPNDVVNHAYNVLSYIYDNDNPIEDGNTIAGFTNGNMDYDVKWKVQYEDSLIQPIREVIDINTGEYASGNR, from the coding sequence ATGACATCAAATTATGAAAGAAAAAAAATAAACGAAAACAATAAAATTCTCAAACAGGATATGAGTCAAACTGCCGACCGACCCGGCTCTGTTTTTGTTATTCATTTGCTTATGGAAGAAAAATGTAAAATGCCCAAAAAAGAGCTGATACATAAAATTATGCGTGAACATTTTGGCGAAACGGATTGCTTTTGTTATGACGGTAATATGGCAGGTTTTGCTCCTAAAAAATATTCCGTATACTTTGAAAAAGAAAAACTGAATGTTCATCCGCAGCTTATTATTATGAATTGTTCTGAAATTGAAAACCCGATTATGGATGATATTGCAGCAACACAATTATGGGGCTGCCCGAACGGCAGCGAAATTTTAGAGACTTGTAAATATCAAGTAATGGCGACGGATATGTTGGCAGCAGGTTTAGATTATAAAGAAAGAGCGGAAATGCTGGTGCATTACGTTGAAGCATTGGTAAACATTTATCCGACCTGCAAGGCAGTCGTTTTTGAAACATCTAAAAAAATGCTCACCCGAGAAGAAATTTTAAATTGCAACTTACCCGAAGAAATGCGCTTTATCCATTATGCGGTAAATGTCCGCTTTTTTAATATTCAAGGAACAAATGATATGCTCATTGATTCGCTCGGTATGAGCACCCTATTTTTACCTGATATTCAATATCATTTCCATGGCTTAAATCCGAATGATGTTGTAAACCATGCATATAATGTTTTATCTTACATTTATGATAATGATAATCCGATAGAAGACGGAAATACAATCGCAGGTTTCACAAACGGCAACATGGATTACGATGTGAAATGGAAGGTTCAATATGAAGATTCTCTTATACAGCCGATAAGAGAAGTTATAGATATTAATACAGGCGAATACGCTTCCGGAAATCGGTAG
- a CDS encoding GNAT family N-acetyltransferase, translated as MNTEVFLKPTWYGDIDKQHMIYFIRNEKRIGAASYCTYQSEDGKCFILDYWIFPEYRGNGTGHLCFTALEQYTKNDGAKYYELNSSKENSIRFWKSIGFIENGKDEYDMPLLIKI; from the coding sequence ATGAATACCGAGGTATTCTTGAAGCCCACATGGTACGGAGACATCGATAAACAGCATATGATTTACTTTATTCGAAATGAAAAACGAATAGGGGCAGCATCTTACTGCACTTATCAAAGTGAAGATGGAAAATGTTTTATTTTGGATTATTGGATTTTTCCTGAATATAGAGGAAATGGAACAGGGCATCTTTGTTTTACAGCCTTAGAACAATACACTAAGAATGACGGGGCAAAGTATTATGAACTGAATAGCAGCAAAGAAAATTCCATACGCTTTTGGAAGTCGATTGGATTTATCGAAAATGGCAAAGACGAATACGATATGCCGTTATTGATAAAAATATAG
- a CDS encoding ParB/RepB/Spo0J family partition protein has product MTIKRIDRYDDKRFSKTVLFQHGAYDIDGVPYEVEIIDSECAVIRGKDTEKYLSLAEEFRFHAPHISRFVNSYGITVFEFPTPEQFNLPLNLIQPSQFYVSSQKLQAVRSFIKKPEDIIVPVIRRKNRYVSLDGHTRLYLAHEKKWKTVRAVISETDEWIRRFVEEAEKRCIYLPSDLQLVSHEEYEICWNMFCDKMLDRKSQITI; this is encoded by the coding sequence ATGACCATAAAACGCATAGACAGATATGATGACAAAAGATTTTCAAAGACCGTATTGTTTCAGCATGGTGCCTATGATATTGACGGAGTGCCGTACGAAGTTGAGATTATAGATTCGGAATGTGCGGTAATTCGTGGAAAAGACACCGAAAAATATTTATCCTTAGCAGAAGAGTTTCGGTTTCATGCTCCTCATATTTCAAGGTTTGTAAACTCTTATGGAATAACGGTTTTTGAGTTTCCTACGCCGGAACAATTTAATCTGCCGTTAAATTTAATTCAACCTTCGCAGTTTTATGTGAGTAGTCAAAAACTTCAGGCTGTCCGTTCTTTTATTAAAAAACCGGAAGATATTATCGTTCCTGTCATTCGGAGAAAAAATCGCTATGTTTCATTGGATGGACATACCCGTCTATATCTGGCACATGAAAAAAAATGGAAAACAGTTCGTGCCGTAATCTCCGAAACAGATGAGTGGATTCGGCGATTTGTCGAAGAGGCGGAAAAAAGATGTATTTATCTTCCATCGGATTTGCAGTTGGTATCTCATGAAGAATATGAAATATGTTGGAATATGTTCTGCGACAAAATGTTAGATAGAAAATCACAAATTACAATTTAA
- a CDS encoding nucleoside phosphorylase gives MITSCYDIETKPIISLKDFYGEKKSLLEKCLIILSKKIHDRLLETFECNEIACLTACNGNTPIYKMNLNGEDIGFYLSSIGSAIAAGECFEANWTTGATKFIMFGSCGSLNKEVTAGKYIIPTDSYRGEGCSYYYAPPADYIKIKNSDKVAAIFEELNVPYVRGKVWTTDSMIRETVGLVNKRKSEGCIAVEMELAGVQAVCDFNQLELYNFLEAGDVLGECSYEIEELRNANHNLAKLYIAFKMLAKI, from the coding sequence ATGATTACATCATGTTATGATATCGAAACAAAACCCATTATCAGTTTAAAAGATTTTTATGGTGAGAAAAAGAGTTTGTTGGAAAAATGCTTGATTATTTTATCCAAAAAAATTCATGACCGTTTACTCGAAACTTTTGAATGTAATGAGATAGCCTGTTTAACTGCTTGTAACGGTAATACCCCAATATATAAAATGAATTTAAACGGGGAAGATATTGGTTTTTATTTATCCTCCATAGGTTCTGCGATTGCTGCAGGCGAATGTTTTGAGGCAAACTGGACAACGGGAGCAACTAAATTTATTATGTTCGGTTCTTGCGGAAGTTTGAATAAAGAAGTAACTGCCGGCAAGTACATTATTCCGACAGATAGCTACCGGGGAGAGGGATGCTCTTATTATTATGCCCCTCCTGCGGACTATATCAAAATCAAAAACAGCGACAAGGTTGCCGCAATATTTGAAGAACTAAATGTCCCTTATGTACGGGGAAAAGTTTGGACAACAGATTCGATGATTAGGGAAACGGTCGGGCTGGTGAATAAAAGAAAAAGCGAAGGCTGTATTGCTGTGGAAATGGAACTTGCCGGAGTGCAGGCCGTTTGCGACTTCAATCAACTGGAGCTTTATAATTTTTTAGAAGCAGGAGATGTATTGGGAGAATGCAGTTATGAAATCGAAGAACTTCGTAATGCCAATCATAATCTTGCAAAATTATATATTGCTTTTAAAATGTTGGCTAAGATATAA
- a CDS encoding immunity 70 family protein — protein MSVGIFVDPDFYTIGTGSFVHCFFSNIAYHLENGQWGDRFPCLMEHLYNGLLEKQYVKNAIKELHTVKKEFARIPPQKVIWDIEDLSQPPPWGNDISEDITDLSNYFVTSEGEDLFDVLFEALDVAKDDNENVELKQM, from the coding sequence ATGAGTGTTGGAATATTTGTTGACCCTGATTTTTACACAATCGGCACAGGGAGTTTTGTGCACTGTTTTTTCTCAAACATTGCATATCATTTGGAAAACGGTCAGTGGGGAGATAGATTCCCCTGTTTGATGGAACATCTTTATAACGGGCTGTTAGAGAAACAATATGTAAAGAATGCAATAAAAGAATTGCATACGGTAAAAAAAGAATTTGCCCGCATACCGCCTCAAAAGGTAATATGGGATATTGAAGATTTGTCGCAGCCGCCGCCTTGGGGAAACGACATATCGGAGGATATTACGGACCTATCGAACTATTTTGTAACAAGCGAAGGTGAAGACCTTTTCGATGTACTGTTTGAAGCCCTTGATGTTGCAAAAGATGATAATGAAAATGTGGAACTGAAACAAATGTAA
- a CDS encoding immunity protein YezG family protein, with the protein MEDIDLTIKKIAKISHDNLPVKKGWERYEIDVCTLSKYTELEASYYLKDGKAISFNPEYENSVGIEDDLTFVFLKLREQMYKLSPDKGAWFSCKFTFFSSGDFKTVFNYDDEPVFEYKPSKEQYIDELKKYPRETIPNWLNKIIN; encoded by the coding sequence ATGGAAGATATTGATTTGACAATCAAAAAAATTGCGAAGATTTCGCATGATAATTTGCCGGTTAAAAAAGGCTGGGAAAGATACGAAATAGATGTTTGCACCTTGTCGAAATACACGGAACTTGAAGCCTCGTATTATTTGAAAGACGGAAAGGCAATTTCGTTTAATCCCGAATATGAAAATTCCGTCGGTATTGAAGATGACCTGACCTTTGTTTTTTTGAAATTGAGGGAGCAGATGTATAAACTTTCTCCTGACAAGGGGGCTTGGTTTTCGTGTAAATTTACATTCTTTTCTTCCGGAGATTTTAAGACTGTATTTAATTACGATGATGAACCGGTTTTTGAGTATAAGCCAAGTAAAGAGCAATATATTGATGAGCTGAAAAAATACCCCAGAGAGACTATACCTAATTGGTTAAATAAAATCATAAATTAA
- a CDS encoding DUF4304 domain-containing protein yields MNEHNKIINAVAKNVLAPHGLFRQGASRVWLQDNGYYITQVEFQPSRWSKGSYLNVGISFLWESTEGLNSVLAFNFGNRVNGNSFVDYTGDDVRFEKEIQNLAQKALGKVIEYEKFRDLEYAKKALVKGEKNPLWQDYDLIMLCFLKGDFTEGLKLFNNFLDNFKKRFWEGEHYVEWRETFYNHCTEVLLPQCNSKENAKKMICDMIQRRRDFFNTKPSFKKLQKDPVRF; encoded by the coding sequence ATGAATGAACATAATAAAATTATCAATGCCGTAGCTAAAAACGTACTGGCTCCGCACGGCTTATTTAGACAGGGGGCTTCAAGAGTGTGGCTGCAAGACAACGGTTACTATATAACTCAGGTCGAATTTCAACCAAGCCGCTGGAGTAAGGGCTCTTATCTTAATGTGGGAATTTCTTTTTTATGGGAATCAACCGAGGGTTTAAATTCTGTGCTTGCATTTAATTTTGGAAACAGGGTAAACGGAAATTCTTTTGTTGATTATACAGGCGATGATGTCCGTTTTGAAAAGGAGATACAAAATCTTGCACAAAAGGCTTTGGGTAAGGTAATAGAGTACGAAAAATTTAGAGACTTGGAATATGCAAAAAAGGCATTGGTTAAAGGCGAAAAAAATCCTCTTTGGCAGGATTACGATTTGATAATGCTGTGCTTTTTAAAAGGGGATTTCACAGAGGGGCTTAAGTTATTCAATAACTTTTTAGACAATTTTAAAAAGAGGTTTTGGGAAGGAGAACATTATGTAGAATGGCGTGAAACATTCTATAATCATTGCACAGAAGTTCTTTTACCTCAATGCAATTCCAAGGAAAATGCAAAAAAAATGATTTGTGATATGATTCAAAGACGGCGTGATTTTTTCAACACAAAACCTTCGTTTAAAAAGCTGCAAAAAGACCCCGTACGGTTTTGA
- a CDS encoding immunity protein YezG family protein, whose product MNNDFDNDFQKLLTEMIELAYEFVDNNADEVDTVYVIGLIEKGYFFKPFYKINGQLVKSHKVNTVSKQQYDISNDIAFNLLKLGNETLMKIEKLFIDNNKNIPTILKLVYFPKSGKFESNFGYEKNYSNSATKTAQDVYEEWYDNQGLL is encoded by the coding sequence ATGAATAATGACTTTGATAATGACTTTCAAAAACTTCTCACAGAAATGATAGAGCTTGCCTATGAATTTGTAGATAATAATGCAGATGAAGTTGATACTGTATATGTTATCGGATTAATAGAGAAAGGGTATTTCTTTAAACCCTTTTATAAAATAAACGGACAATTGGTAAAATCGCATAAAGTAAATACTGTGTCTAAACAACAATACGATATTTCAAACGATATCGCATTTAATCTATTGAAACTTGGGAACGAAACACTAATGAAAATTGAAAAACTATTTATAGATAATAATAAGAACATTCCCACTATACTAAAGCTCGTCTATTTTCCAAAATCAGGGAAGTTCGAAAGTAATTTTGGTTACGAAAAAAACTACTCAAACTCTGCGACCAAAACAGCCCAAGATGTTTATGAAGAATGGTATGACAATCAAGGACTTTTATAG
- a CDS encoding tetratricopeptide repeat protein, which produces MAELDDELYERIEELSEEGNEFADEERYAQAKAKFEEALSLVPAPKTDWEAALWLYASIGDMNFMLGNYKECSDNMFDALNCPDAQANPFVHLRLGQALYELGNTERAKEHLLRAYMLDGEDIFEGQDEKYFDLIKSMV; this is translated from the coding sequence ATGGCAGAATTAGATGACGAACTATACGAACGTATAGAAGAACTATCGGAAGAGGGCAACGAGTTTGCCGACGAAGAACGATATGCACAGGCAAAAGCTAAATTCGAAGAAGCCCTCAGCCTTGTGCCGGCACCCAAAACCGATTGGGAAGCCGCTTTGTGGCTGTATGCAAGTATCGGCGATATGAACTTTATGCTCGGCAATTACAAGGAGTGCAGCGATAATATGTTCGATGCTCTCAACTGCCCGGATGCACAGGCAAATCCGTTTGTACACTTGCGTCTTGGGCAAGCCTTGTACGAACTCGGCAACACGGAAAGAGCAAAAGAACATTTACTGCGTGCCTATATGCTCGACGGCGAAGACATCTTCGAGGGGCAGGACGAAAAATATTTTGATTTAATAAAATCTATGGTTTAA
- a CDS encoding DUF1266 domain-containing protein, whose amino-acid sequence MSYIIDKLFEIVQKFSKVVRLLKNPTEENSRKVVKGWELLDFDYNTDDEAIIDGIAANILKTNILQAAYDENKNLCIRYKGKNIKIDYPDNIRNKDVTIKAVNKIISQEYEIRLFRDSIGTERLQFYVLPHEDWANWEYYYEETVPLLFSKIDENTKIFTLTDDEIQRIVKENKDKYERKRIRRERLLIIKSGLDKSRKQAQATLSGETLQEALGRYADTEKWVDEKLKIFEGYEDEGGRFLQPISDYDRIAENDYQLKTRNERRQLKKIRNFIGSNNNDKNLSIDELHLIAETVENLCTHDSIVISSADHYWKKFHLLLSGILAVVNEEAMEELSFIPEDRRYEKLNEEDRAHIDEGRELKRNSLKEWWDIHDGTSAIYTIHWLLRDGHARRYDEFAACSDFEEAMEADRKISIFWLKEKQRSDDNPISDNATLDEVIALEVKYYIREHYDEIQKHIRKFLDKTTPDWNNFDEAMIWKKNEEYLIEVFMKEHRKYVEDTMNFVRLLGAKKAVCLDAWDIGRCANVIRWSYSLGYIGEQTAWEFLDKNSRRAIKQYQSFGSFAHDYMLGRFFWQSGDSGCMDIDSTYMMLDAIRYLFDKDKGMWTQNPWISELQD is encoded by the coding sequence ATGAGTTACATTATCGACAAATTATTTGAAATAGTGCAAAAATTTTCTAAGGTGGTAAGATTGTTAAAAAATCCGACAGAAGAAAATTCCCGGAAAGTTGTCAAAGGCTGGGAACTTCTGGACTTCGACTACAATACGGATGATGAAGCTATTATAGACGGCATTGCTGCAAATATTTTGAAGACAAATATTTTGCAAGCTGCCTATGACGAAAACAAAAATCTTTGTATCCGATACAAAGGTAAAAATATAAAAATAGACTATCCCGACAACATTAGAAATAAAGATGTTACGATAAAAGCCGTTAACAAAATTATTTCGCAAGAGTATGAAATAAGATTGTTTCGTGATTCTATCGGAACAGAGCGGTTGCAGTTTTATGTTTTACCGCACGAAGACTGGGCTAATTGGGAATACTACTATGAAGAAACCGTTCCGCTGCTATTTTCCAAGATTGATGAAAACACCAAAATATTTACCCTTACCGACGACGAGATTCAACGGATAGTAAAAGAGAACAAAGACAAATATGAACGGAAAAGAATTAGGCGGGAAAGATTGCTGATAATAAAAAGCGGATTGGATAAATCCCGCAAACAGGCACAAGCAACGCTTAGCGGCGAAACCTTACAAGAAGCTCTCGGCCGTTATGCGGATACGGAAAAATGGGTTGATGAAAAACTGAAAATTTTTGAAGGATACGAAGATGAAGGCGGAAGATTTTTGCAACCCATATCGGACTATGACAGGATAGCGGAAAACGACTACCAACTTAAAACAAGGAACGAGAGGAGACAATTAAAAAAAATCAGAAACTTTATCGGCAGCAACAATAACGACAAAAACTTGTCCATTGATGAATTGCATCTTATTGCAGAAACCGTCGAAAATTTGTGCACACACGACAGCATCGTCATAAGTTCTGCCGACCATTATTGGAAAAAATTTCATCTTCTTCTTTCCGGTATTCTTGCCGTTGTCAACGAAGAGGCAATGGAAGAACTCTCTTTTATCCCCGAAGACCGGCGTTATGAAAAACTGAATGAAGAAGACCGTGCCCACATTGATGAGGGACGGGAGCTAAAAAGGAACTCGTTAAAAGAATGGTGGGATATACATGACGGTACTTCCGCTATTTACACCATTCATTGGCTGCTGCGAGACGGGCATGCACGCAGGTATGATGAGTTTGCAGCCTGCTCCGATTTCGAAGAAGCGATGGAAGCGGACAGAAAAATAAGTATCTTTTGGTTAAAAGAAAAACAGCGTTCGGACGACAATCCGATTTCCGATAATGCAACACTCGATGAAGTGATAGCTCTCGAAGTTAAATACTACATTCGAGAGCATTACGATGAAATACAAAAACATATTCGTAAATTTCTCGACAAAACAACCCCCGACTGGAATAACTTTGACGAAGCTATGATTTGGAAAAAAAACGAAGAATATCTTATCGAAGTCTTTATGAAAGAACATAGAAAATATGTCGAAGACACTATGAATTTTGTCCGTCTTTTGGGAGCGAAAAAAGCCGTTTGTCTCGATGCATGGGATATAGGACGATGTGCAAATGTTATACGATGGAGCTATTCGCTCGGCTACATCGGCGAACAGACTGCATGGGAGTTTTTGGATAAAAACTCACGACGCGCAATAAAACAATATCAATCTTTCGGCAGTTTCGCACACGATTATATGCTCGGACGTTTTTTTTGGCAGAGCGGAGATTCGGGTTGTATGGATATTGACAGCACCTATATGATGCTCGATGCTATCCGATATTTATTTGATAAAGATAAAGGAATGTGGACACAAAACCCATGGATAAGCGAATTACAAGATTAA
- a CDS encoding KilA-N domain-containing protein — protein MAKNSKINVQGNEITIIRDKEWEYISLTDMLKAKDGDFFISDWLRNRNTVEYLGIWESVYNPDFNYGEFAVIKSQTGLNSYKLSVKEWVEKTNAIGLKATASRLPWSMPTKPTCSM, from the coding sequence ATGGCAAAGAACAGTAAAATAAATGTGCAGGGAAATGAAATTACTATTATCAGAGATAAGGAGTGGGAGTATATTTCTCTTACCGATATGTTGAAAGCCAAAGACGGAGATTTTTTTATTTCCGACTGGTTACGAAACAGGAATACCGTTGAATATCTCGGTATTTGGGAAAGTGTATATAACCCCGATTTTAATTATGGCGAATTCGCCGTAATTAAAAGTCAAACCGGTTTGAATAGCTACAAATTGAGCGTAAAAGAATGGGTCGAAAAAACAAATGCTATCGGGCTAAAAGCTACAGCAAGCAGGCTGCCTTGGTCTATGCCGACGAAGCCGACCTGCTCAATGTAG
- a CDS encoding Imm5 family immunity protein has translation MEKIKSLIKSLHKIVKNSKSGHLPLKERVSLLNAINDTSVIGKLYFECLKKVYPVWAKDFPNNPIMTGIINKADVFLYRQSCDRKEFEALYNDNTNYFESIMGDTGLVGMTALSLCATLGYGTELEIEDYQGEDDNAFDWQDWTPDFYASMAYSGGNPFVGEGNVVRRKEFWDWYLETALQLYTSPDTAVLVLNISTNKPAKSSEFRRNQSYTSDTIREKLEHIVDMTIEDLYNQENDMSFDRIEYNSICLELSGTTTEILFYIKGNAIKLKEMRMWPDENQSDVIDDVKQEMYNQSPEEGAWLESHMVIYPDKSYKINFIYDDYNQLSKTARESDKIKEEFRVYPRSKEFTPQWWQDILGKKAKYLK, from the coding sequence ATGGAAAAAATAAAATCACTTATTAAAAGCCTGCACAAAATAGTAAAGAATAGCAAATCGGGTCATTTGCCTTTAAAGGAAAGAGTATCATTATTGAATGCTATAAATGATACAAGTGTTATTGGTAAACTTTATTTCGAATGCCTTAAAAAAGTATATCCTGTCTGGGCAAAGGATTTTCCGAACAATCCGATAATGACGGGTATTATTAATAAAGCAGACGTTTTTTTATACCGGCAGTCGTGTGACAGAAAAGAATTTGAAGCACTCTATAATGATAATACCAACTATTTTGAATCTATCATGGGAGATACGGGATTAGTCGGCATGACGGCTCTTTCTTTATGTGCCACTTTGGGCTATGGTACCGAATTGGAGATAGAGGATTATCAGGGAGAAGATGACAATGCTTTCGATTGGCAGGACTGGACACCCGATTTTTACGCTTCAATGGCTTATTCGGGAGGTAATCCTTTTGTGGGAGAGGGCAATGTTGTTCGCAGAAAAGAGTTTTGGGATTGGTATTTAGAAACGGCCTTACAATTATACACTTCCCCCGATACAGCTGTACTTGTTCTAAATATTAGTACAAATAAGCCTGCAAAATCATCTGAATTCAGACGAAACCAGTCTTACACATCAGATACTATCAGAGAAAAACTTGAACATATTGTAGATATGACAATTGAGGATTTGTATAATCAGGAGAATGACATGAGTTTTGACAGAATAGAATATAATTCTATTTGTTTGGAATTATCTGGCACAACTACAGAGATTCTCTTTTATATTAAAGGGAATGCAATCAAGTTAAAGGAAATGAGAATGTGGCCTGACGAAAATCAAAGTGATGTAATAGATGATGTTAAACAGGAAATGTATAATCAAAGTCCCGAAGAAGGAGCATGGCTCGAAAGCCATATGGTTATTTACCCGGATAAATCATACAAAATAAACTTTATCTATGATGATTACAATCAGTTATCTAAAACAGCAAGGGAGTCGGACAAAATAAAAGAAGAATTTCGTGTTTATCCCCGCAGTAAGGAATTTACCCCTCAATGGTGGCAGGATATTTTAGGAAAAAAAGCCAAATATCTTAAATAG
- a CDS encoding Imm5 family immunity protein, whose amino-acid sequence MEKIKSLIKSLHKIVKNSKSGHLPLKERVSLLNAINDTSVIGKLYFECLKKVYPVWAKDFPNNPIMTGIINKADAFLYRQSCDRKEFEALYNDNTNYFESITGDTGLAGMTALSLCATLGYGTELEIEDYQGEDDNAFDWQDWTPDFYASMAYSGGNPFVGEGNIVRRKEFWDWYLDMVLELYRLPDNPLLLSPPLQIESEKLTKNIDRTQTYKTDAILNKLNEVINKTIDSCCRDYQDSWSKIHIKAYCMKTGLRVNSYFTKNGEVCKIRGKVESFDLMNEIKYMMYEQNKCEGAWFTSKIEINEDKTYSIEFNYDNIEELPNNWQQPDRFVSEFEKFPRSKEFTPQWWQDILEKKAKYLK is encoded by the coding sequence ATGGAAAAAATAAAATCACTTATTAAAAGCCTGCACAAAATAGTAAAGAATAGCAAATCGGGTCATTTGCCTTTAAAGGAAAGAGTATCATTATTGAATGCCATAAATGATACAAGTGTTATTGGTAAACTTTATTTCGAATGCCTTAAAAAAGTATATCCTGTCTGGGCGAAGGATTTTCCGAACAATCCGATAATGACGGGTATTATTAATAAAGCAGACGCTTTTTTATACCGGCAGTCGTGTGACAGAAAAGAATTTGAAGCACTCTATAATGATAATACCAACTATTTTGAATCTATTACGGGCGATACGGGATTAGCCGGCATGACAGCTCTTTCTTTATGTGCAACTTTGGGCTATGGTACCGAATTGGAGATAGAGGATTATCAGGGAGAAGATGACAATGCTTTCGATTGGCAGGATTGGACACCCGATTTTTACGCTTCAATGGCTTATTCGGGAGGTAATCCTTTTGTGGGAGAGGGCAATATCGTTCGCAGAAAAGAGTTTTGGGATTGGTATTTAGATATGGTTTTGGAATTATATAGATTACCGGATAATCCTCTGCTCTTATCACCTCCATTACAAATCGAATCGGAGAAGTTAACTAAAAATATTGACAGAACTCAAACTTATAAAACTGATGCCATACTTAATAAACTCAATGAAGTGATAAATAAAACCATTGATTCGTGTTGTAGAGATTATCAGGACAGTTGGAGTAAAATACATATAAAAGCATATTGTATGAAAACCGGGCTTCGTGTAAATTCTTATTTTACTAAAAATGGGGAAGTTTGTAAAATTAGAGGAAAAGTAGAATCTTTTGATTTAATGAACGAAATAAAATATATGATGTATGAACAAAATAAATGCGAAGGAGCTTGGTTTACTTCCAAAATAGAAATTAACGAAGACAAAACCTATTCGATAGAGTTTAATTATGATAATATAGAAGAACTTCCGAATAATTGGCAGCAACCTGATCGTTTCGTGAGTGAATTTGAAAAATTTCCCCGCAGTAAAGAATTTACTCCTCAATGGTGGCAGGATATTTTAGAAAAAAAAGCCAAATATCTTAAATAG